A window from Aerococcus sp. Group 1 encodes these proteins:
- a CDS encoding nucleoside hydrolase, whose protein sequence is MRQIYFNHDGAVDDLVALFLLSQAKDIEILGVGVVPGDCYLEPALSASEKILNRFAPGKAIKIAPSVARPKNPFPKEWREHAFTVDALPVLNEYEISQKLIVDQAAHLQLVDILKSADQAIDLVFTGPLSDLALALDTDSSIAAKINKLYWMGGAFQAKGNVLEPEHDGSAEWNAFWDPEAVERVFQEEFPIDIVALESTEKVPLTIPVRQAWAKERKNLGIDFLGNCYALVPPLVHQVSNSTYYLWDVLTAISYIDPSLTKKHALKAKVATKGINQGQTYEDENGRLVDVVYDVKHAEFFQTIFNLAWQ, encoded by the coding sequence ATGCGACAAATATATTTTAATCACGACGGTGCAGTTGATGATTTAGTAGCATTATTTTTATTAAGTCAGGCTAAAGATATTGAAATCCTGGGTGTGGGTGTGGTTCCAGGTGATTGCTATTTAGAACCTGCTTTATCTGCTTCTGAAAAGATTCTGAACCGTTTTGCACCAGGTAAAGCAATCAAAATCGCTCCCTCAGTGGCTCGACCTAAGAATCCTTTTCCTAAGGAATGGCGTGAACATGCCTTTACTGTAGATGCCTTACCTGTTTTAAATGAATATGAAATCAGTCAAAAATTAATAGTTGATCAAGCTGCCCACCTGCAACTGGTTGATATTCTTAAATCAGCTGACCAAGCCATTGATCTTGTCTTTACAGGTCCTTTGTCTGACTTAGCCCTAGCCCTAGATACTGATTCAAGTATCGCGGCTAAAATTAACAAACTATATTGGATGGGCGGCGCCTTTCAAGCAAAGGGTAATGTCCTCGAACCTGAACATGATGGTTCAGCAGAATGGAATGCTTTTTGGGATCCAGAGGCAGTCGAACGGGTATTTCAAGAAGAATTTCCTATTGATATCGTTGCCTTAGAAAGTACCGAAAAAGTGCCTCTAACAATACCAGTACGTCAGGCATGGGCTAAAGAACGGAAAAATTTAGGAATTGATTTTCTGGGTAACTGCTATGCCTTAGTACCGCCATTAGTTCACCAAGTCTCAAATTCGACTTATTATCTTTGGGATGTGTTGACAGCCATTTCCTATATTGATCCTTCATTGACAAAGAAGCATGCTTTAAAGGCCAAGGTTGCTACCAAGGGGATTAATCAAGGGCAGACCTATGAGGACGAAAATGGTCGTTTAGTCGATGTGGTTTATGATGTCAAACATGCGGAATTTTTCCAAACAATTTTTAATTTAGCTTGGCAATAA
- a CDS encoding ABC transporter permease, translated as MSLIDMLQLLVSNALLYAAPLILTAIGGTFSERSGVVNIGLEGIMVIGAFSGALANFFLAPQFGSWSPWISLIIAGLFGLIYSALHAVATIHLRADHTISGTVLNLAAPALTVFLCRALTGSAQTGPLAVPFINRTLTFLSKIPLIGPILFVNTPPVAWFSFFLALIAWLALFKTRFGLRLRSVGESPLTAESLGINVYAMKYAGVLISGFLGGIGGAIQSQAIANEFAVTTISGQGYMALAAMIFGHWHPIGATLSAVFFGLAQALGYASNYIPGLSGIPDLWLQILPYLITLVTVVFFIGKSVGPKANGVTYVKSK; from the coding sequence ATGTCACTAATTGATATGCTACAATTATTAGTTTCTAATGCTTTGTTATACGCAGCCCCTTTAATCTTGACAGCCATTGGTGGCACTTTTTCTGAGAGATCCGGTGTAGTGAACATTGGTTTAGAGGGGATTATGGTCATTGGTGCTTTTTCTGGCGCCTTAGCGAATTTCTTCCTAGCCCCTCAATTTGGCTCCTGGTCCCCCTGGATTTCCTTAATCATCGCAGGATTATTTGGCCTGATTTATTCTGCTCTCCATGCAGTAGCGACTATTCATTTGCGCGCTGACCACACCATATCAGGAACGGTGTTAAATCTGGCTGCTCCAGCCTTAACGGTCTTTTTATGCCGGGCGCTTACAGGGTCAGCACAAACCGGACCTTTGGCTGTTCCTTTTATCAATCGAACGCTTACATTTCTCAGTAAAATCCCCCTAATCGGACCGATTCTTTTTGTGAATACTCCCCCAGTTGCCTGGTTTAGTTTTTTTCTCGCACTTATCGCTTGGCTAGCCTTATTTAAGACACGCTTTGGCCTACGCTTACGTTCAGTAGGGGAGTCTCCTCTAACCGCTGAAAGCTTAGGGATAAATGTTTACGCGATGAAGTATGCTGGAGTTTTGATTTCAGGTTTTCTGGGAGGCATCGGTGGTGCCATTCAGTCTCAGGCAATTGCTAATGAGTTTGCTGTGACGACCATTTCTGGTCAAGGTTATATGGCTTTAGCAGCCATGATTTTTGGACATTGGCATCCGATTGGTGCGACTCTCTCAGCGGTATTTTTTGGACTTGCCCAAGCTCTAGGCTATGCAAGTAACTATATTCCGGGACTATCAGGAATTCCAGACCTTTGGTTGCAAATATTACCTTATTTAATTACCTTAGTGACAGTCGTTTTCTTTATAGGTAAATCGGTTGGTCCTAAAGCCAATGGAGTAACCTATGTAAAGAGTAAATAA
- a CDS encoding PhoH family protein: MLLTQSLTTKTIQLKDPATALTLYGIHDRHLRLIEESYTLQINARGDKLELIGASDTIETVAEIIQSLEVLINKGKTIGERDIITATKMANNGQLDTFIDLYDQAIGKSYDGKIIQPKTFGQKQYIDAIKANPLTFGIGPAGTGKTFLAVVMAVSALKKGQVKRIILTRPAVEAGESLGFLPGDLKEKVDPYLRPIYDALYTIYGADHTERLLERGVIEIAPLAYMRGRTLDDAFVILDEAQNTTKAQMKMFLTRLGFGSKMIVNGDKTQIDLPRGIKSGLTDAENIIKGVDNIRFVYFDTDDVVRHPVVSAIIKAYDKEAEQRKHGGE, translated from the coding sequence TTGCTTTTGACACAGTCACTGACTACTAAGACCATTCAATTAAAGGATCCAGCGACAGCTCTAACTTTATATGGAATCCATGATCGGCATTTGCGTTTGATCGAAGAATCCTATACTTTACAAATCAATGCTCGTGGTGATAAATTAGAACTCATTGGCGCTAGTGATACGATTGAAACAGTAGCAGAAATTATTCAATCTCTTGAAGTATTGATCAATAAGGGCAAAACGATTGGAGAACGTGACATTATTACAGCCACCAAAATGGCTAATAATGGTCAACTCGATACTTTTATTGACTTATATGACCAGGCAATTGGGAAGAGCTATGATGGCAAGATTATCCAACCTAAAACTTTTGGGCAAAAACAATATATTGATGCTATTAAGGCTAACCCACTAACATTTGGTATCGGACCTGCCGGAACGGGAAAAACCTTTTTAGCAGTAGTTATGGCCGTTTCTGCCTTAAAAAAGGGCCAGGTCAAACGTATTATACTCACTCGCCCTGCGGTTGAAGCTGGCGAGAGTTTGGGTTTCCTACCAGGGGATTTAAAAGAAAAAGTTGATCCTTACCTGAGACCTATCTATGATGCCCTATATACTATCTATGGTGCCGACCATACTGAACGATTGTTGGAGCGAGGGGTCATTGAAATAGCTCCCTTAGCTTATATGCGAGGTAGGACCTTGGATGATGCTTTTGTGATTTTAGACGAAGCACAAAACACGACTAAGGCGCAAATGAAAATGTTTTTGACCCGCTTAGGTTTCGGATCAAAAATGATTGTCAACGGAGATAAAACTCAAATCGATCTCCCCAGGGGAATAAAGTCAGGACTGACTGATGCCGAAAACATTATCAAGGGTGTTGATAACATCCGCTTTGTCTACTTTGATACCGATGATGTCGTCAGACACCCAGTGGTTTCAGCAATTATTAAAGCCTATGATAAAGAAGCTGAGCAAAGGAAACATGGAGGTGAATAG
- the rpsU gene encoding 30S ribosomal protein S21, whose translation MSKTVVRKNESIDDALRRFKRSVSKSGTLREARKREYYEKPSVCRKKKSEAARKRKF comes from the coding sequence ATGTCAAAGACTGTAGTTCGTAAAAACGAATCTATTGATGACGCTCTTCGTCGCTTTAAACGCTCGGTTTCAAAATCCGGCACCTTACGTGAAGCACGCAAACGTGAATATTATGAAAAACCATCAGTTTGCCGTAAGAAGAAATCGGAAGCTGCTCGTAAACGTAAATTCTAA
- a CDS encoding GatB/YqeY domain-containing protein: MAKIDQLNQDMKEAMKAKDKFRLSVIRMLKGALQKAEIDKEEALTDDEELSILSRELKQRKDSVNEFHEAGRDDLADQTAKEIEIVENYLPKQLSEEEITQAVKEVIDQVGASSMKDFGKVMGTAVAKLKGQADGNQIQKIAKSLLS; this comes from the coding sequence ATGGCAAAAATTGATCAATTAAATCAAGATATGAAAGAAGCCATGAAAGCTAAAGATAAATTCCGTTTATCCGTTATTCGCATGTTAAAGGGCGCTTTACAAAAAGCCGAAATTGACAAAGAAGAAGCGTTAACGGATGATGAAGAACTAAGCATCCTATCTAGAGAATTGAAACAAAGAAAAGATTCTGTGAATGAATTTCATGAAGCTGGAAGAGATGACTTAGCTGACCAAACCGCAAAAGAAATAGAAATCGTTGAAAACTACCTACCAAAACAACTTTCTGAAGAAGAAATTACCCAAGCGGTTAAGGAAGTTATTGATCAAGTAGGTGCCAGTTCAATGAAAGACTTCGGAAAAGTTATGGGAACAGCCGTAGCTAAACTGAAAGGTCAAGCGGATGGTAATCAAATTCAAAAAATAGCAAAATCCTTGCTATCATAG
- the ybeY gene encoding rRNA maturation RNase YbeY, translating to MLSVLFKDKTGELSENQVNIILGVLDAAAKRLELNRETEMSATIVHDDEIHAINRDYRGKDRPTDVISFAINDESEGDSPITEWPEDLPYELGDLIISLDTAKRQAEEYNHSLERELGFLACHGFLHLNGYDHIEPEDEKVMFGLQREILDAYGLKRE from the coding sequence ATGTTATCTGTCTTATTCAAGGATAAAACAGGAGAACTAAGCGAAAATCAAGTTAATATTATATTAGGGGTCTTAGATGCAGCAGCAAAACGACTTGAGCTGAATCGAGAAACGGAAATGTCTGCGACTATTGTTCATGATGACGAAATCCACGCCATTAACCGGGATTACCGTGGTAAAGACCGGCCAACGGACGTGATTAGTTTTGCCATCAACGATGAGAGCGAAGGCGATAGTCCTATCACTGAGTGGCCTGAAGATTTGCCTTATGAATTAGGAGATTTGATTATTTCTTTAGACACGGCTAAACGTCAGGCAGAGGAATATAACCATTCATTAGAACGTGAGCTAGGTTTCCTAGCTTGTCATGGCTTTTTGCATTTGAACGGTTATGACCATATCGAGCCAGAAGATGAAAAAGTAATGTTTGGCCTACAAAGAGAGATTTTGGATGCCTATGGACTCAAAAGAGAATAA
- the era gene encoding GTPase Era, whose protein sequence is MFNPNNYHSGFVAIVGRPNVGKSTLLNHIIGQKVAIMSDKAQTTRNKIHAIYTTDEVQIVFIDTPGIHKPKHELGEYMVKSAYSALDEVEVILMLVNSTEKIGPGDRFIMEKIAAYNTPKILAVNKTDQLDKEDLAAYLESIPNKDIFDQIIPLSALTGDNVDQLLKELTKEMPLGPQYYPEDQVTDHPEYFVVSEMIREQILQLTREEIPHSVAVTVDKMQKDEYDKVHVYANIIVERKSQKGIIIGKNGSMIKRIGSNARREIETMLGSKAFLELWVKVQPHWRDKRNLLNDFGYRPKTDY, encoded by the coding sequence GTGTTCAATCCAAATAATTATCATTCAGGCTTTGTAGCCATTGTAGGACGTCCCAACGTGGGGAAATCGACCCTACTTAACCATATTATTGGCCAAAAAGTAGCCATTATGAGTGACAAGGCCCAGACTACCCGCAACAAAATCCATGCCATTTATACCACCGATGAGGTTCAAATTGTCTTTATCGATACCCCAGGAATTCACAAACCTAAGCATGAATTAGGGGAATACATGGTTAAAAGTGCCTATTCTGCATTGGATGAGGTTGAAGTCATTTTAATGCTGGTCAATTCCACTGAAAAAATTGGTCCAGGTGACCGTTTCATTATGGAAAAAATTGCTGCTTACAATACGCCAAAGATCTTAGCAGTGAATAAAACCGACCAATTAGACAAGGAAGACTTGGCGGCTTATTTAGAAAGTATTCCTAATAAGGATATCTTTGATCAAATTATTCCCTTATCTGCTTTAACAGGGGATAATGTGGACCAATTGCTCAAGGAATTAACTAAGGAAATGCCACTTGGTCCGCAATATTACCCTGAAGATCAAGTCACTGACCACCCTGAATATTTTGTTGTCAGTGAAATGATTCGGGAACAAATTTTGCAATTAACCCGTGAAGAGATCCCCCATTCGGTGGCGGTAACCGTCGACAAGATGCAAAAAGATGAGTATGATAAGGTCCATGTTTATGCCAATATTATTGTTGAGCGTAAGAGCCAAAAGGGCATTATTATTGGAAAAAATGGTTCAATGATTAAGAGAATTGGATCCAATGCCCGTCGTGAGATAGAGACCATGCTCGGTTCTAAAGCCTTTCTGGAATTATGGGTAAAAGTCCAACCCCATTGGCGTGATAAACGTAATCTACTCAATGACTTTGGCTACCGCCCAAAAACCGATTACTAA
- a CDS encoding ABC transporter ATP-binding protein, whose translation MSKQNLALEIKDISKKFGDFTANDHISFNVKQGEIHALLGENGAGKSTLMNILTGLLTPTSGEILINQEQVTISSPAVAYEKGIGMVHQHFMLIDDFTVTENIMLGAELTQHGFLKKDDSEKIVSELSENYDLKVDPKAKIKDISVGMQQRVEILKLLYRDVDILILDEPTGVLTPQEITELIKTLRHLAAKGKAIILISHKLSEIKAAADRCTIIRRGKKIATVDVDEVSEQELADMMVGRKVQIHVNKEASQLGNEVLKIKDLVLEKRHQPILRGINLNLFAGEILGIAGIDGNGQSELIDVLTGLSQANLGHIYLDGEEITHDSTRQIAEKGMGHIPEDRHKRGLILAMPISDNFILRNYYQKPFSKNLFMRSDVIENNAKELVNKYHIAIPNISAKASQLSGGNQQKIVIARELENHPKVLIAAQPTRGLDIGAVEEVHERLLEERGKGKAILLVSQELDELMSLSDRIAVIHQGQITGIVDSQETNETELGLLMAGESIDKLEKVGENGE comes from the coding sequence GTGTCAAAACAGAATTTAGCATTAGAAATTAAAGATATCAGTAAAAAATTTGGCGATTTTACTGCAAATGATCATATTTCCTTTAATGTTAAGCAAGGTGAAATTCATGCTTTATTGGGCGAAAATGGGGCAGGAAAATCAACCTTGATGAATATTTTGACAGGTTTGTTGACCCCAACTAGTGGTGAGATTCTTATCAACCAAGAACAGGTGACCATTAGCTCACCAGCAGTTGCCTATGAAAAGGGAATCGGCATGGTTCACCAACACTTCATGCTTATTGATGATTTTACTGTGACTGAAAATATTATGCTGGGTGCTGAACTCACCCAGCATGGATTTTTAAAGAAAGATGATAGTGAAAAAATTGTCAGTGAGCTCAGTGAGAACTATGATTTAAAAGTTGACCCTAAAGCGAAAATTAAAGACATCTCTGTAGGTATGCAGCAAAGAGTAGAAATATTAAAATTACTCTATCGAGATGTTGATATTCTGATATTAGATGAACCGACTGGTGTCTTAACCCCGCAAGAAATCACTGAATTGATAAAAACTTTGCGGCATTTAGCGGCTAAAGGAAAAGCAATTATTCTTATTTCTCATAAGTTAAGTGAAATCAAGGCTGCAGCTGACCGTTGCACCATTATTCGTCGTGGTAAAAAAATTGCCACCGTTGATGTGGACGAGGTCAGTGAACAAGAACTCGCCGATATGATGGTAGGTCGTAAGGTGCAAATCCATGTAAATAAAGAAGCTTCCCAGCTAGGTAATGAAGTCCTAAAGATAAAAGATCTAGTCCTAGAAAAACGTCATCAACCGATCCTAAGAGGGATCAATTTAAACTTATTTGCGGGTGAAATACTAGGAATCGCTGGTATTGATGGTAATGGTCAAAGTGAATTGATCGATGTTTTAACCGGATTAAGCCAAGCGAATCTGGGACATATTTATTTAGATGGAGAAGAAATTACCCATGATAGTACTCGCCAGATCGCTGAAAAGGGGATGGGACATATTCCTGAAGACCGCCATAAACGCGGCTTAATCTTAGCAATGCCTATTTCTGATAACTTTATTTTACGTAATTACTATCAAAAACCCTTTAGTAAAAATTTGTTTATGCGCTCTGATGTGATTGAAAATAACGCTAAAGAGCTAGTCAATAAGTACCATATTGCTATTCCTAATATTTCGGCAAAGGCTAGTCAGTTATCTGGAGGAAACCAACAGAAAATTGTTATTGCCCGTGAACTTGAAAACCACCCCAAAGTCTTGATTGCTGCTCAGCCTACTCGAGGATTAGATATTGGCGCAGTTGAAGAGGTTCATGAAAGGTTATTGGAAGAGAGAGGTAAAGGGAAGGCTATTCTCTTAGTCAGCCAAGAATTGGATGAGTTGATGTCTTTATCTGATCGTATTGCTGTTATTCACCAAGGACAAATTACCGGTATTGTGGACAGCCAGGAGACTAATGAAACCGAATTAGGTTTATTGATGGCAGGAGAATCAATTGACAAATTAGAAAAAGTAGGTGAAAACGGTGAATAA
- a CDS encoding ABC transporter permease, with amino-acid sequence MASVWFALANPDLPRIALVPLCFLVGALAGGFWGCLVGAFKAWRGSNEVITTIMLNYIALYLTNWIIRGPLGSQLKTPEMTENASLSLKWLSELSNGSRLNLGIFIAFVFMALYHLYINKTIKGFETRSIGLNPEASRYAGMSIKENIILTMTLSGLCAGVGGVITGLGTFQGITIQGTLPSEGFNGIAVALLGMNHPLGIFLSALLFGILNVGSRFMPNSAGVPDEMAQVVIACIIFFVGTAYIIDWAKNKLQTLKQAKGKE; translated from the coding sequence ATTGCTTCCGTTTGGTTTGCCTTAGCTAACCCTGATTTACCCCGAATAGCCCTAGTCCCACTATGCTTTCTAGTAGGGGCTTTAGCCGGAGGTTTTTGGGGATGTTTAGTAGGCGCTTTCAAAGCTTGGCGTGGCAGTAATGAAGTAATTACTACCATTATGCTGAATTATATTGCCCTGTATCTTACTAACTGGATTATCAGAGGTCCTTTGGGAAGCCAATTGAAAACGCCAGAAATGACTGAAAATGCTAGTTTATCTTTAAAATGGCTCAGTGAATTAAGTAATGGCTCACGGTTAAATCTAGGAATATTTATTGCATTTGTTTTTATGGCTTTATATCACTTATATATAAATAAAACTATAAAAGGGTTTGAGACCCGGTCGATTGGCCTAAATCCGGAAGCCAGTCGTTACGCCGGAATGTCAATTAAAGAAAATATTATCTTAACCATGACTTTATCTGGCCTATGTGCAGGTGTTGGTGGTGTGATTACTGGCTTAGGAACTTTTCAAGGGATAACGATTCAAGGAACACTTCCTAGTGAAGGGTTTAATGGTATTGCTGTTGCTCTGTTAGGAATGAATCATCCACTAGGCATTTTTCTATCCGCTTTACTTTTTGGCATTCTAAATGTGGGATCACGTTTTATGCCCAATAGTGCAGGGGTTCCTGATGAAATGGCCCAAGTGGTCATCGCATGTATAATCTTTTTTGTCGGGACAGCCTACATTATTGATTGGGCAAAAAATAAGTTGCAAACCCTTAAACAAGCCAAGGGAAAGGAGTAG
- a CDS encoding diacylglycerol kinase family protein, giving the protein MDSKENKELKEDYKNKRFKNRSFIRSLGFASEGIVFTFKHERNFRFQTASLFLVVCLALWLKIKPLEFIILLFCCLMVMACEMINTCFEWMVDLTTNYQYHPIAKHIKDVAAGLVLLTSIFSVMIGIIIFTPYLLALLF; this is encoded by the coding sequence ATGGACTCAAAAGAGAATAAAGAGCTAAAGGAAGACTATAAGAATAAGCGCTTCAAAAACCGGTCTTTTATTCGGTCACTCGGCTTTGCTAGTGAAGGAATCGTATTCACTTTTAAACATGAACGTAATTTTCGATTTCAAACTGCTTCACTGTTTTTAGTGGTTTGTTTAGCACTCTGGCTCAAAATTAAACCCTTAGAATTTATCATTTTGCTTTTTTGTTGTCTTATGGTTATGGCTTGTGAAATGATTAATACTTGTTTTGAATGGATGGTCGATTTAACCACAAACTACCAATATCATCCGATTGCAAAACATATTAAGGATGTGGCTGCTGGTTTAGTCTTGCTCACATCTATTTTTTCGGTAATGATTGGTATAATTATTTTCACGCCTTATCTATTAGCACTTCTCTTTTAA